The Bacteroidota bacterium genome includes the window CGAAAAGCCTTAGATTCTATTCCGGAATACAGCAATTTAACTATTGACGGAAGCAAATGTAATTTTATCGATTTTGATATTTTGGAAACCATAAGTGAATTTAAAAATAAAGCACATGATCGACATATAACTTTAAATCTAATACAAGTGCAAGTTGTAAATATTTCTGCATTACATTGAAAGGTTTTAGTTGTTTGCGCTTATTACTTTCACATTTTCCGAGTTGTTTTATATTTATTAATTACAGTCAATGAAAATAAAGAGTATTACCGTTTTTTGTGGTTCCAGCGAAGGAACAGTTTCGAGCTACAAAACTGTAGCTTATGAGTTGGGTAAATTACTGGCAATGGAAAAAATTCAGCTAGTTTATGGTGGTGCAAAGATTGGTTTAATGGGAGCTGTGGCGGATGGAGCTTTGCAAAATGGAGGAAGGGTAATTGGTGTTTTACCTCATTTTTTGAGCAGCAAGGAAATAGCCCATAACGGTCTCTCAGAATTAATTTTGGTGAATAGCATGCACGAACGAAAATCCAAAATGAATGAATTGTGTGATGCCGTAATTGCCTTGCCCGGTGGGTTTGGTACTATGGAAGAATTTTTTG containing:
- a CDS encoding TIGR00730 family Rossman fold protein — translated: MKSITVFCGSSEGTVSSYKTVAYELGKLLAMEKIQLVYGGAKIGLMGAVADGALQNGGRVIGVLPHFLSSKEIAHNGLSELILVNSMHERKSKMNELCDAVIALPGGFGTMEEFFEMLTWSQLGLHNKPMGLLNCAGFYAPLLELVSQMYSTGFIQQQHLNSIQISSDPIDLLEKLRTYQAPESGKWLTNEST